In a genomic window of Demequina muriae:
- a CDS encoding iron ABC transporter substrate-binding protein: MIALRPAAIATAALAALTLSACSAADDGTSPTPGTSSDSAAVADDAFTLYAGRDQELIDPLIEQFESETGVSVDVRYAGSTELAALLLEEGDATPAGVFLAQDAGALGAVAKADMFATLPESITETVPAGFTSTDGSWVGVTGRARVVVYDSDQLSADEVPTTVAALTDEQWSSEVGIAPTNASFQSFVTALRVLEGEDVAQAWLEDMEANDVQIYAKNTPILEAANAGEIQLGLINHYYWYRMAAEVGADNMRAQLAFPEAGDAGGIVNVTGAGLLSGAADDADALRFIEYLVSESAQQYFVDTTFEYPLIDGVAAPEGLPALETLTNPELDLSDLDSLGETTDLLVSVGLL, encoded by the coding sequence ATGATTGCCCTGCGCCCTGCCGCCATTGCGACCGCCGCCCTCGCGGCGCTCACCCTCAGCGCATGCTCCGCCGCCGACGACGGCACCTCGCCCACTCCGGGCACCTCGTCCGACTCCGCTGCCGTGGCCGACGACGCGTTCACGCTCTACGCCGGGCGCGACCAGGAGCTGATCGATCCGCTGATCGAGCAGTTCGAGTCCGAGACCGGCGTCAGCGTCGATGTGCGCTACGCGGGGAGCACCGAGCTCGCCGCGCTGCTGCTCGAGGAGGGCGACGCGACTCCCGCCGGCGTGTTCCTGGCGCAGGACGCCGGCGCACTGGGAGCCGTCGCCAAGGCGGACATGTTCGCCACGCTGCCCGAGAGCATCACCGAGACGGTACCGGCGGGCTTCACGTCGACCGACGGATCGTGGGTCGGCGTCACCGGCCGCGCACGCGTGGTGGTCTACGACAGCGATCAGCTGAGCGCCGATGAGGTCCCCACGACCGTGGCCGCGCTCACCGATGAGCAGTGGTCGTCCGAGGTCGGCATCGCTCCCACCAACGCGTCCTTCCAGTCCTTCGTGACGGCCCTCCGCGTGCTCGAGGGAGAGGACGTGGCCCAGGCCTGGCTCGAGGACATGGAAGCCAACGACGTCCAGATCTACGCGAAGAACACGCCCATCCTGGAGGCCGCGAACGCGGGCGAGATCCAGCTGGGCCTGATCAACCACTACTACTGGTACCGGATGGCGGCCGAGGTCGGCGCCGACAACATGCGCGCCCAGCTGGCGTTCCCCGAGGCGGGGGATGCCGGCGGCATCGTGAACGTCACCGGGGCAGGGCTCCTCAGCGGTGCCGCAGACGATGCGGACGCCTTGCGATTCATCGAGTACTTGGTCTCCGAGTCCGCTCAGCAGTACTTTGTGGACACCACCTTCGAGTATCCGTTGATCGACGGCGTGGCGGCCCCCGAAGGGCTGCCAGCGCTCGAGACGCTCACGAACCCGGAGTTGGACCTGTCCGACCTCGACTCTTTGGGTGAGACCACCGACCTGCTCGTGAGTGTCGGCCTCCTGTAG